A genomic region of Rhodospirillales bacterium contains the following coding sequences:
- a CDS encoding cyclic nucleotide-binding domain-containing protein, giving the protein MTQAITELLRKTPLFAGVSEAALAEIARASREETFDEGDRVYELGDDAEAIYIVAKGRVRFSIGVGNRAGTDSVMGPGQVFGWAALIDERPRRVATADCLEPCTIAVIPAKALLMIFDKDRASGYLVMRRLAGLIARDFLSALAV; this is encoded by the coding sequence ATGACCCAGGCGATCACGGAACTGTTGCGGAAAACCCCGCTCTTCGCGGGCGTGTCCGAAGCCGCGTTGGCGGAAATCGCGCGCGCCTCGCGCGAGGAGACGTTCGACGAAGGAGACCGGGTTTACGAGCTGGGCGACGACGCCGAGGCGATCTACATCGTCGCCAAGGGCCGGGTCCGTTTCTCGATCGGGGTCGGCAACCGGGCCGGGACGGATTCGGTGATGGGCCCGGGCCAAGTGTTCGGCTGGGCGGCCTTGATCGACGAGCGCCCGCGCCGGGTGGCGACCGCCGATTGCCTGGAGCCCTGCACGATCGCGGTGATTCCGGCCAAGGCCTTGTTGATGATTTTCGACAAGGACCGGGCGTCGGGCTACCTGGTGATGCGCCGGCTCGCCGGCTTGATCGCCCGGGACTTCCTGTCGGCCCTTGCTGTCTGA
- a CDS encoding 2Fe-2S iron-sulfur cluster binding domain-containing protein — MKIVVQTKAGERTFDCAADEKLLYAGLRQGVALPYECATGTCGTCKARAISGSIVPGWSAAPARSYLKPDRGEFLLCQESAAGDCTVFVPGKIPPEIELLPRPAYHWGTLGAYARLTADVVAFALDLDPAMTFVPGQFAILAVPEVDGGRAYSMVNFAAPAGRLEFVIKAKPGGKFSEWLFAADRNGTRVHVFGPLGRAVYRPEEDKNFLCIAGGSGIAGMMAILARADGTGHFARRRGHVFFGVRTANDVFFLDRMDDIAARSGGNLAVTVALSEGNAPDNLRARHAHLRFATGFVHAVAAQTMAGQYDNVVAFVAGPPPMVDGALRMLIMDARLPAKDIRYDKFG; from the coding sequence ATGAAAATCGTCGTTCAAACGAAGGCCGGCGAGCGGACGTTCGACTGCGCCGCGGACGAAAAACTGCTCTACGCCGGCCTGCGCCAGGGCGTGGCTCTCCCTTACGAATGCGCGACCGGCACCTGCGGCACCTGCAAGGCCCGCGCCATATCGGGCTCGATCGTGCCCGGATGGTCGGCGGCGCCGGCGCGCTCCTATCTCAAACCCGATCGCGGCGAATTTCTGCTCTGCCAGGAATCGGCGGCCGGCGATTGCACCGTCTTCGTTCCCGGCAAAATACCGCCCGAGATCGAATTGCTTCCGCGTCCCGCATATCATTGGGGCACGCTCGGAGCCTACGCGCGGCTCACCGCCGACGTGGTGGCGTTCGCGCTCGATCTCGATCCGGCGATGACATTCGTTCCGGGCCAATTCGCGATCTTGGCCGTTCCCGAGGTGGACGGCGGCCGGGCGTACTCGATGGTTAATTTCGCGGCCCCCGCCGGGCGGCTCGAATTCGTGATCAAGGCCAAGCCCGGCGGCAAGTTCAGCGAATGGCTGTTCGCCGCCGATCGCAACGGCACACGGGTACACGTATTCGGCCCGCTTGGGCGGGCGGTCTATCGCCCCGAGGAAGACAAGAATTTTCTTTGCATCGCCGGCGGCAGCGGTATCGCCGGGATGATGGCGATTCTCGCCCGTGCCGACGGCACCGGACATTTCGCGCGCCGCCGCGGTCACGTTTTTTTCGGCGTGCGCACCGCGAACGACGTCTTTTTCCTCGACCGGATGGACGACATCGCCGCCCGATCCGGCGGCAATCTCGCGGTTACCGTCGCGCTGTCGGAAGGCAACGCACCGGATAATTTGCGCGCCCGCCACGCGCATCTTCGCTTTGCGACCGGGTTCGTCCACGCGGTCGCGGCCCAGACCATGGCCGGACAGTACGATAACGTCGTCGCGTTCGTCGCGGGCCCGCCGCCGATGGTGGACGGCGCGCTGCGCATGCTGATCATGGACGCGCGTCTGCCGGCCAAGGACATTCGCTACGACAAATTCGGCTGA
- a CDS encoding Rieske 2Fe-2S domain-containing protein, translating to MAWKRVCSIEGFPVNAVRKFDVDGVEVVAVNLGGDFRVIPPMCPHMEEPLAESGLYQDGVFTCTKHLWQWDLKTGAKQGEAERDIKFYQSKVEGTDLLAFIDKPIVYEYIEE from the coding sequence ATGGCCTGGAAGCGCGTGTGCTCGATCGAGGGATTTCCCGTCAACGCGGTCAGGAAATTCGACGTCGACGGCGTCGAGGTCGTGGCCGTCAATCTCGGCGGCGATTTCCGGGTGATTCCCCCCATGTGCCCGCATATGGAGGAACCGCTCGCCGAATCCGGGCTCTACCAGGACGGCGTGTTCACCTGCACCAAGCACCTCTGGCAATGGGATTTGAAGACCGGCGCCAAGCAGGGCGAGGCCGAACGCGACATCAAGTTCTACCAAAGCAAGGTCGAAGGTACCGACCTGCTCGCGTTCATCGACAAGCCGATCGTATACGAATACATCGAGGAATGA
- a CDS encoding aromatic ring-hydroxylating dioxygenase subunit alpha produces the protein MPSRNAAQWNTPPNSLRIDEFVDSRIYSDPMIFEEELEKIWKKTWIPVCHESEVPEPYDFRTLTIAREPIIVVRGPDNKIRAFLNICPHRGMLIERRPSGSFMEGQASGNPKHMTCMFHGWQFDMKGNCVMITREKEGYQDRISRKDLGLRELRCETTFGNFVWVTLDDNNPQTVQQWAGPALECIQKNLDGAPLEVFHYHKAIIGCNYKLWHDTNSEFYHDYMHYHNRITGFNDAYFARKNMAFDNGHVVVGTFEVQYEKYQGAHSRAALSFPGLPPNQWYMVDLFPGANFNLRGSALRVDLMTPLGPDKVLIEFRGLGLKSDTAEERMQRIEHHNSIWGPFGRNLHEDLIGVAGQGTAMQTGAEPRRIIQARHENETIHDEIGMRHFYQEWGRWMNRLPSDPTRKYMEAAE, from the coding sequence ATGCCGTCCAGGAACGCCGCGCAGTGGAATACCCCTCCCAACTCGCTCCGCATCGACGAGTTCGTCGACAGCCGGATTTACTCCGATCCCATGATTTTCGAGGAGGAGTTGGAAAAGATCTGGAAGAAGACGTGGATTCCGGTGTGCCACGAATCCGAGGTGCCGGAGCCCTACGATTTCCGCACGCTCACCATCGCGCGCGAGCCGATCATCGTGGTGCGCGGCCCGGACAACAAGATCCGCGCCTTCCTCAACATCTGCCCCCATCGCGGCATGCTGATCGAACGGCGCCCCTCGGGCTCCTTCATGGAAGGCCAGGCGTCGGGCAATCCCAAGCACATGACCTGCATGTTCCACGGCTGGCAGTTCGACATGAAGGGCAACTGCGTGATGATCACGCGGGAAAAGGAAGGCTACCAGGACCGCATCTCGCGCAAGGATTTGGGCCTGCGCGAACTGCGCTGCGAGACCACCTTCGGCAATTTCGTGTGGGTGACCCTCGACGACAACAACCCGCAGACGGTCCAGCAGTGGGCCGGTCCGGCGCTCGAATGCATCCAGAAGAACCTGGATGGCGCGCCGCTCGAGGTCTTCCATTACCACAAGGCGATCATCGGCTGTAACTACAAGCTGTGGCACGACACCAACAGCGAGTTCTATCACGACTACATGCACTACCATAACCGGATCACCGGTTTTAACGACGCCTACTTCGCGCGCAAGAACATGGCCTTCGACAACGGCCACGTGGTCGTCGGCACGTTCGAGGTACAATACGAGAAGTATCAGGGCGCCCATTCGCGCGCCGCGCTGTCGTTCCCCGGCCTGCCGCCCAACCAGTGGTACATGGTCGATCTGTTTCCGGGCGCGAACTTCAACCTGCGCGGCTCGGCGCTCCGGGTCGATCTCATGACCCCGCTCGGCCCGGACAAGGTGCTGATCGAATTCCGCGGCCTCGGCCTCAAGAGCGACACCGCCGAGGAGCGGATGCAGCGGATCGAGCACCACAACTCGATCTGGGGACCGTTCGGGCGCAACCTGCATGAAGATCTGATCGGCGTCGCCGGCCAGGGCACCGCCATGCAGACCGGCGCCGAGCCGCGCCGGATCATCCAGGCGCGTCACGAAAACGAGACCATTCACGACGAAATCGGCATGCGCCATTTCTATCAGGAATGGGGCCGCTGGATGAATCGCCTGCCGAGCGATCCGACGCGCAAATACATGGAAGCGGCGGAGTAG
- a CDS encoding nitrate ABC transporter substrate-binding protein — protein sequence MKMRIGSIALCAAVGIGLAAQPASAAVDFGKPGTPVKLVVGYQPYYTQSWSGVVMNGKKFWEARLPKGSTVEFQIGLQGAIIVNAMTGEKQHMGYVGDMPGIAATFRYIKERGGTDIRIIGSLGTSKQQCNVFFVRNDAPKFKNGVEAVKWMDGKVTSSPHGSCTDRFARLAFQKAGIKPDKYLNQNIEVITTNFRAGKLDAAVIWEPTASKLELEGIARRAASGEDFDALDGGFLIALNDLIQQRPDVIRAWMEAELDAQLFLLDPKNAGEVATMAQQQTEKIDRKILWASLYGEYPKDVGGGEVKNQLEYIVNDRVRKLLDDATAFLYSLDAKPAAAEKVRPEAVADQTAREVLKARNLSSPLGVIKAQPISAFKP from the coding sequence ATGAAGATGAGAATCGGAAGCATTGCTTTGTGCGCGGCGGTCGGGATCGGCCTTGCGGCCCAGCCCGCGTCCGCCGCCGTCGACTTCGGCAAGCCGGGAACGCCGGTGAAGCTGGTGGTCGGCTATCAGCCCTACTACACCCAGTCCTGGTCGGGCGTGGTGATGAACGGCAAGAAGTTCTGGGAAGCGCGGTTGCCGAAAGGCTCGACGGTCGAATTCCAGATCGGCCTCCAGGGCGCGATCATCGTCAACGCCATGACCGGCGAAAAACAACACATGGGCTATGTCGGCGACATGCCCGGCATCGCCGCCACCTTCCGCTATATCAAGGAGCGCGGCGGCACGGATATCCGCATCATCGGTTCGCTCGGCACCTCGAAGCAGCAGTGCAACGTCTTCTTCGTCCGCAACGACGCGCCGAAGTTCAAGAACGGCGTCGAGGCGGTCAAGTGGATGGACGGCAAGGTCACGTCGTCCCCGCACGGCAGCTGCACCGACCGCTTCGCCCGGCTCGCCTTCCAGAAGGCCGGAATCAAGCCGGACAAGTATCTCAACCAGAACATCGAGGTGATCACCACCAACTTCCGCGCCGGCAAGCTCGACGCGGCGGTAATCTGGGAGCCGACCGCCTCCAAGCTTGAGCTCGAAGGGATCGCCCGGCGCGCGGCGAGCGGCGAGGACTTCGACGCCCTCGACGGCGGCTTCCTGATCGCGCTCAACGACCTGATCCAGCAGCGGCCCGACGTCATCCGCGCCTGGATGGAAGCGGAGCTCGACGCGCAGCTATTCCTGCTCGACCCGAAGAACGCGGGCGAGGTCGCCACGATGGCCCAGCAGCAGACCGAAAAGATCGACCGCAAGATCCTGTGGGCTTCGCTTTACGGCGAATACCCGAAAGATGTCGGCGGCGGCGAGGTCAAGAACCAGCTCGAGTACATCGTTAACGACCGCGTGCGCAAGCTGCTCGACGACGCGACCGCGTTCCTTTACAGCCTGGACGCGAAGCCGGCGGCTGCGGAAAAGGTTCGCCCCGAAGCGGTCGCCGACCAGACCGCGCGCGAAGTTTTGAAGGCGCGCAATCTGTCGAGCCCGCTCGGCGTGATCAAGGCCCAGCCGATATCGGCCTTTAAGCCGTAA
- a CDS encoding ABC transporter permease, which produces MVLGLGTWVLLYWLFCEVWRLPRFEKMPGPVALVRDWLSPHPFQGISIYTEVYYTHIWVSVRRIMIAFAIATVIGVPLGLLMGWSRRFKDYTFPILETLRPIPILAWVPLAILMFKGLETPVIFLATLASLFVTVLNTLLGVESIDEAYFRAAGCLGSKPRQVFWHVVVPGSLPFIFTGLQISMGVAWFSLVAAEMVSGDYGLGYMILSSYVNSVTVPMVIGMLTLGFVGWFTSALVRMTGNRLMQWRTRALALEGR; this is translated from the coding sequence ATGGTGCTCGGCCTCGGCACGTGGGTGCTGCTCTACTGGCTGTTCTGCGAGGTGTGGAGGCTGCCGCGCTTCGAGAAAATGCCCGGTCCCGTCGCGCTCGTCCGCGATTGGCTGTCGCCGCATCCGTTCCAAGGCATCTCGATCTATACCGAGGTCTATTACACCCATATCTGGGTCAGCGTGCGGCGGATCATGATCGCATTCGCCATCGCCACCGTGATCGGCGTGCCGCTCGGCCTTCTCATGGGCTGGTCGCGGCGTTTCAAGGACTACACGTTCCCGATCCTGGAAACCTTGCGGCCGATCCCGATTCTCGCCTGGGTGCCGCTCGCCATCCTCATGTTCAAGGGTCTGGAAACCCCGGTGATCTTCCTCGCCACGCTGGCGTCGCTGTTCGTCACCGTGCTGAACACGCTGCTCGGCGTCGAATCGATCGACGAAGCCTACTTCCGCGCCGCCGGGTGCCTCGGTTCCAAGCCAAGGCAAGTCTTCTGGCACGTGGTGGTGCCCGGATCGCTGCCGTTCATTTTCACCGGCCTGCAGATCAGCATGGGCGTCGCCTGGTTCTCGCTGGTCGCGGCCGAGATGGTGTCGGGCGACTACGGCCTCGGCTACATGATCCTGTCGTCCTACGTCAACAGCGTCACGGTGCCGATGGTGATCGGCATGCTGACGCTCGGCTTCGTCGGCTGGTTCACCTCGGCCTTGGTGCGCATGACCGGCAATCGCCTGATGCAATGGCGGACGCGCGCGCTGGCGCTGGAGGGCCGATGA
- a CDS encoding ABC transporter ATP-binding protein — protein sequence MTATTAVHGAAAPAAHRGGKGAISIKNVTKIYDPGGVNVIAVDNCSLEIASGEICMIVGPSGCGKTTLLNAIAGFHSITTGTIHLDGELLCGPDKPKAEQGADRIVVFQNGALFPWKTILDNVAYGPIIQGRLSRAEARDKAAHMLAEAGLHDVGDKYPGEVSSGMARRAEIVRALINDPKVLLLDEPYRAMDALTKSIMHEALLEMYDRTKVTIFFITHDLEESIFLGDRVVVMTTRPAKVKQIVDVKIPRPRDYKILSSDEFRQLFEQAKGAVHEEAIKAFEAGERELA from the coding sequence ATGACCGCGACGACGGCCGTTCACGGCGCCGCCGCGCCCGCCGCGCACCGCGGCGGCAAGGGCGCGATCAGCATCAAGAACGTGACCAAGATCTACGATCCCGGCGGCGTCAACGTGATCGCCGTCGACAACTGCTCGCTCGAGATCGCGTCCGGCGAGATTTGCATGATCGTCGGCCCCTCGGGGTGCGGCAAGACCACGCTTTTGAACGCCATCGCCGGTTTCCACTCGATCACCACGGGGACCATCCATCTCGACGGCGAGCTGCTGTGCGGCCCCGACAAACCCAAGGCCGAGCAGGGCGCCGACCGCATCGTCGTCTTCCAGAACGGCGCGCTGTTCCCCTGGAAGACGATCCTCGATAACGTCGCCTACGGACCCATCATCCAGGGCCGGCTTTCCCGCGCCGAGGCCCGCGACAAGGCCGCGCACATGCTGGCCGAGGCCGGGCTGCACGACGTCGGCGACAAGTATCCGGGCGAAGTGTCCTCGGGCATGGCCCGGCGGGCGGAGATCGTGCGCGCGCTGATCAACGACCCCAAGGTGCTACTGCTCGACGAGCCCTATCGGGCGATGGACGCGCTCACCAAGTCGATCATGCACGAGGCGCTGCTCGAGATGTACGACCGGACCAAGGTCACGATTTTCTTCATCACCCACGATCTCGAGGAATCGATCTTCCTCGGCGATCGGGTGGTGGTGATGACCACCCGGCCGGCCAAGGTCAAGCAGATCGTCGACGTGAAGATTCCGCGGCCGCGCGACTACAAGATCCTCAGCTCGGACGAATTCCGCCAGTTGTTCGAGCAAGCCAAGGGCGCGGTCCACGAGGAAGCCATCAAGGCCTTCGAGGCCGGCGAGCGCGAGCTCGCCTGA
- a CDS encoding ABC transporter permease: protein MFASPVFWRGIVAIAVALAFWELCSRSKQMFGFQVPWIGMVPPPTAVVTAWAGVVTELGYWQSWYLSINRVLAGFIAAQIVGIPFGLALAVNRYFRDIFFPPFEILRPIPPLAWVPASLIFWPTNEMSIAFVTFLGAFYTIVINVLGGARTINIQYLRAAQSMGATQWHLFWKIILPGTLPSIFTGAAVGMGITWEVVVAAEMISGGGTQAGGGLGFFIWNSYMGGSLEQIVVGMISIGIAGYLCSSAIRYLGFAAMPWRRLF from the coding sequence ATGTTCGCCAGCCCTGTGTTCTGGCGCGGGATCGTCGCGATCGCGGTCGCGCTCGCGTTCTGGGAGCTGTGCTCCCGCTCCAAACAGATGTTCGGATTCCAGGTGCCGTGGATCGGCATGGTCCCGCCGCCGACCGCGGTGGTCACGGCCTGGGCCGGCGTCGTCACCGAGCTCGGCTATTGGCAAAGCTGGTATCTGAGCATCAATCGCGTGCTTGCCGGCTTCATCGCCGCGCAAATCGTCGGCATACCGTTCGGTCTCGCGCTCGCGGTCAACCGCTATTTCCGCGATATCTTCTTCCCGCCGTTCGAAATCCTGCGCCCGATCCCGCCGCTCGCCTGGGTGCCGGCGTCCCTGATCTTCTGGCCGACCAACGAAATGTCGATCGCGTTCGTGACCTTCCTCGGCGCGTTCTACACCATCGTCATCAACGTGCTCGGCGGCGCGCGCACCATCAACATTCAGTACCTGCGCGCGGCGCAATCGATGGGCGCGACCCAATGGCATCTGTTCTGGAAGATCATCCTGCCGGGCACGCTGCCCTCGATCTTCACCGGCGCGGCGGTCGGCATGGGCATCACCTGGGAAGTGGTGGTGGCCGCCGAGATGATTTCGGGCGGCGGCACCCAGGCCGGCGGCGGGCTCGGTTTCTTCATCTGGAATTCCTACATGGGCGGATCGCTCGAGCAGATCGTGGTCGGCATGATCTCGATCGGCATCGCCGGTTATCTCTGCTCGAGCGCGATCCGTTATCTCGGCTTCGCGGCCATGCCCTGGCGGCGGTTGTTCTAG
- a CDS encoding ABC transporter ATP-binding protein, protein MTSPATGLGAIPRVNVEIRGLSKAYGEAWEVQQVIADLDLDVSAGQLTVVIGPSGCGKSTLVNLIAGFEQPDSGTIKIDGVPAGGPGRDRMVVFQETALMPWLTVRQNVSFGPKLRGDMDRATLRAEADRLIEKVGLGEFKDKYPLQLSGGMQRRAELARAMMNQPKLMIMDEPFRGLDAMSRELMQEFFLKLFEENRRTNLFVTSEIDEAIFLADRLVVLSNRPATVRRVIPIELPRPRTYDMLGSAQAYEYKREALDILHQEAMKSFKKGSGQSDFLEAYAKRVQ, encoded by the coding sequence ATGACGTCACCGGCGACCGGCTTGGGCGCAATCCCCAGGGTCAACGTCGAGATCCGCGGTCTCAGCAAGGCCTACGGCGAAGCCTGGGAAGTCCAGCAGGTCATCGCCGACCTCGATCTCGACGTTTCGGCGGGGCAACTCACCGTGGTGATCGGTCCCTCGGGCTGCGGCAAATCCACGCTGGTCAATCTGATCGCCGGCTTCGAGCAGCCCGATTCGGGCACCATCAAGATCGACGGCGTGCCCGCCGGCGGTCCCGGGCGCGACCGCATGGTCGTGTTTCAGGAAACCGCCCTGATGCCCTGGCTGACGGTGCGCCAGAACGTCAGTTTCGGACCGAAGCTGCGCGGCGACATGGACCGGGCGACGCTCAGAGCCGAAGCCGACCGGCTGATCGAGAAGGTCGGTCTCGGCGAATTCAAGGATAAATACCCGCTTCAGCTGTCGGGCGGCATGCAGCGGCGCGCCGAACTGGCCCGCGCCATGATGAACCAACCGAAGCTGATGATCATGGACGAGCCGTTCCGCGGGCTCGACGCCATGTCGCGCGAGCTGATGCAGGAATTCTTCCTCAAGCTGTTCGAGGAAAACCGGCGCACCAACCTGTTCGTCACGTCCGAGATCGACGAGGCCATCTTCCTCGCCGATCGGTTGGTGGTGCTCTCCAATCGCCCGGCGACGGTGCGTCGCGTGATCCCGATCGAACTTCCCAGGCCGCGCACCTACGACATGCTGGGCAGCGCCCAGGCGTACGAATACAAGCGCGAGGCCCTCGACATCCTGCACCAGGAAGCGATGAAAAGCTTCAAGAAGGGCAGCGGCCAGAGCGACTTTCTCGAGGCTTACGCCAAGCGGGTTCAGTAG
- a CDS encoding LysR family transcriptional regulator — protein sequence MFLRQFQYLATLAEEKNFGRAAQRCNVSQPSLSSAVKQLEQELGIPIVLRHQRFSGLTEEGKRVLEWGKRILADRDAMLMELALMHRNLEGRIRIGAMPMSSPVLPMIDRLFFVRYPGVQIETHFIGLDKMIDGLINSYFDIGVTYLGEQPLGRLKTLPLYEEEFALLIPDRGWAGNRSSMAWAEAAGLPLCLLSPSTHERQAMNKAFTKCGVTPKPRLESESILNLVFHVMQGDLATIIPSHFQHFIGPFPRTRLIALEKPQVVQNVGLVWVDAQPMRPMTNAMVELMKEAIKTGALAEQLTGNSGTSAPAETRRTQAKGV from the coding sequence ATGTTCCTGCGGCAGTTCCAGTACCTGGCCACTCTCGCCGAGGAGAAGAATTTCGGGCGGGCCGCGCAGCGCTGCAACGTTTCGCAGCCTAGCTTATCGAGCGCGGTCAAGCAACTTGAGCAGGAACTCGGCATCCCGATCGTGTTGCGCCATCAACGCTTCAGCGGGCTGACCGAGGAAGGCAAGCGCGTGCTCGAATGGGGCAAGCGCATTCTCGCCGACCGCGACGCGATGCTGATGGAGCTCGCCCTGATGCACCGCAATCTCGAGGGACGCATCCGCATCGGCGCGATGCCGATGAGTTCCCCGGTGCTGCCGATGATCGACCGGCTGTTCTTCGTGCGCTACCCCGGCGTTCAGATCGAGACCCACTTCATCGGTCTCGACAAGATGATCGACGGATTGATCAATTCCTATTTCGACATCGGCGTCACCTATCTCGGGGAACAGCCGCTCGGGCGCCTCAAGACGCTTCCGCTCTACGAGGAAGAATTTGCGCTCCTGATCCCCGATCGCGGCTGGGCGGGCAATCGCTCGTCGATGGCCTGGGCGGAAGCCGCCGGCCTGCCGCTCTGCCTGCTGTCGCCGTCGACCCACGAACGCCAGGCGATGAACAAGGCGTTCACTAAATGCGGAGTCACGCCCAAACCCAGGCTCGAATCGGAATCGATCCTGAATCTCGTGTTCCACGTCATGCAGGGCGACCTCGCCACGATTATTCCCAGTCACTTCCAGCATTTCATCGGGCCTTTCCCGCGCACGCGCTTGATTGCGCTGGAGAAGCCGCAGGTGGTGCAAAACGTCGGACTGGTCTGGGTCGACGCACAGCCGATGCGGCCGATGACCAACGCCATGGTCGAATTGATGAAGGAAGCCATTAAGACCGGCGCTCTGGCCGAACAATTGACCGGCAATAGCGGCACAAGCGCGCCCGCGGAAACCCGGCGGACGCAGGCCAAGGGCGTCTGA
- a CDS encoding sulfite exporter TauE/SafE family protein, translating to MIPVLGMSVLGAAGLAGAVLFVGVLIGATGIGGVLLVPTLTFLGDVPVHLAVASCNFSYLFTGLVGTALYARKGSISWDMGLWLALGAMPGAYLGAFILPHVPGNVLLALIALLIVFSGLNAVLRAEDGASTRETLNRSALAAIGVVVGVGSALSGTGGPLVLVPILLWLKMPAIVAIGLSQTVMVPIALFATAGNVIHGRVDFVLGGALAAIMMIGAFAGADISHRLPAAQLKRVVAVLLIGVGAMMLARIGIGA from the coding sequence ATGATCCCGGTGCTCGGAATGTCGGTGCTTGGCGCGGCCGGCCTCGCGGGCGCCGTGCTTTTCGTCGGCGTGTTGATCGGCGCGACCGGTATCGGTGGCGTGCTGTTGGTGCCGACGCTCACCTTTCTCGGCGACGTGCCCGTTCACCTGGCCGTCGCCAGCTGCAATTTCAGCTATCTGTTCACCGGCTTGGTCGGTACCGCGCTCTATGCCCGCAAGGGCTCGATTTCGTGGGACATGGGCCTGTGGCTCGCCCTCGGCGCCATGCCCGGCGCCTATCTCGGCGCATTCATTCTGCCGCACGTGCCGGGCAACGTACTGCTCGCGCTGATCGCGCTCCTGATCGTGTTTTCCGGACTCAACGCCGTTCTCCGCGCCGAAGACGGCGCATCGACGCGCGAAACGCTGAACAGGAGCGCGCTGGCGGCGATCGGCGTCGTGGTCGGGGTCGGCTCCGCGCTTTCGGGTACGGGCGGGCCGCTCGTGCTGGTGCCGATTCTGCTGTGGCTCAAGATGCCGGCGATCGTCGCCATCGGGCTCAGCCAGACCGTCATGGTGCCGATTGCGCTGTTCGCCACCGCCGGCAACGTGATTCACGGACGCGTCGATTTCGTGCTCGGCGGCGCGCTCGCCGCGATCATGATGATCGGCGCGTTCGCGGGCGCCGATATCAGCCATCGGCTTCCCGCCGCTCAGTTGAAACGGGTGGTGGCGGTCCTGCTGATCGGGGTCGGCGCGATGATGCTGGCCCGGATCGGCATCGGCGCCTGA